In Candidatus Roseilinea sp., one DNA window encodes the following:
- a CDS encoding DNA polymerase III subunit delta', translated as MNDWGVIGHDWAVRRLQRTIERGQLAQSHLFVGPPAVGKATLALALARALLGGDDRSRALVNQRRHPDLLWVEPTGDGETIKVDQIRELLHALILAPVESRHRVAVVNDAHLITDSGQNAILKTLEEPNPSVVIVLIAPNTDTLLPTIVSRCQSLNLRPAPVHAIEEALLAQGVARERAALIARLSRGRIGWALRAVEDDEVLEARAERLNDLRTLLAANRTQRFAYAEKLARAEPARIAQTLEAWLLLWRDVARVVGRDAPTEALVNADQREWIARLANALSVAQIVALLRATGQALQYLDRNVNARLALDVLLLKLPHLPAS; from the coding sequence ATGAACGACTGGGGCGTCATCGGCCATGACTGGGCGGTGCGCCGCCTGCAGCGCACCATCGAGCGCGGACAACTCGCGCAGTCGCACCTGTTCGTCGGCCCGCCCGCCGTCGGCAAAGCGACGCTGGCGCTGGCACTGGCGCGCGCCTTGTTGGGCGGCGATGATCGCTCGCGCGCGCTGGTGAATCAGCGCCGGCATCCCGATCTGCTATGGGTCGAGCCGACGGGCGATGGCGAGACGATCAAAGTAGATCAAATCCGCGAGCTACTGCATGCGCTCATCCTGGCGCCGGTCGAGAGCCGGCATCGCGTGGCCGTCGTCAACGATGCACACCTCATCACCGACAGTGGCCAGAACGCCATCCTCAAGACGCTGGAGGAGCCGAACCCCTCGGTCGTCATCGTCTTGATCGCGCCGAACACCGATACGCTGTTGCCGACCATCGTCTCGCGCTGCCAATCGCTCAACCTGCGGCCGGCGCCGGTGCATGCCATCGAAGAGGCGCTCCTGGCGCAAGGTGTTGCCCGCGAACGCGCCGCGCTCATCGCCCGACTGTCGCGCGGACGGATCGGCTGGGCGCTACGCGCTGTCGAGGACGATGAAGTGCTCGAAGCGCGTGCCGAGCGCCTGAACGACCTGCGCACGCTGCTGGCCGCTAACCGCACGCAGCGCTTCGCCTACGCTGAGAAGCTGGCGCGCGCCGAGCCGGCGCGCATCGCGCAAACGCTCGAAGCCTGGCTGCTGCTGTGGCGCGATGTGGCGCGCGTCGTCGGCCGCGATGCGCCGACCGAAGCCCTGGTGAATGCTGACCAGCGCGAGTGGATCGCTCGGTTGGCGAACGCGCTGTCGGTTGCCCAAATTGTGGCGCTGTTGCGCGCCACGGGCCAGGCGCTGCAGTACCTCGACCGCAACGTGAACGCGCGGTTGGCACTCGACGTGTTGCTGCTGAAGCTGCCGCACTTGCCGGCGAGTTGA
- the hisD gene encoding histidinol dehydrogenase: MDLDQATEVLLRRPPIDEVVITEGMRRRTIATFGEDLHPEEAVRRILRDVRARGDAALLEWTQRLDGVVLSPERLEVSDADIAAAYDRVDGEVVAAMERAAERIARFHARPVAQSWMMTELGGVLGQLIRPLARVGVYVPAGAAPLPSSLLMTAVVARQAGVEEVIVCSPPQRDSLLPHPLILVAADIADADVVYAAGGAQAIGAMAYGTETIARVDKVCGPGNTFVVLAKRQVYGVVGIDALPGPTETVIVADESANPAWVAADMMAQAEHTAGMALLLTPSRSLAEAVNIHLQSQISDLPEPNRTDVCDSFAQRSGAVITEDLLEAVALADDFAPEHLCLSVRDPWAWVDKIRNAGGVFVGEQSYEVLGDYVAGPSHVMPTGGTARFTPPLNVLDFMRVMNVIALDEATAQQLAPVAIKLAEAEGLHAHANAVRQRLSQS; this comes from the coding sequence ATGGACCTGGACCAGGCGACGGAAGTGCTGTTGCGTCGCCCGCCGATTGACGAAGTCGTCATCACCGAAGGGATGCGCCGGCGCACCATCGCGACCTTCGGCGAAGACTTGCACCCGGAAGAGGCCGTGCGACGCATCTTGCGCGATGTGCGCGCTCGGGGCGATGCGGCGCTCCTGGAATGGACGCAGCGGCTAGACGGCGTTGTGCTCAGCCCTGAACGGCTAGAGGTGAGCGATGCCGACATTGCCGCCGCCTATGACCGCGTGGATGGCGAAGTGGTTGCTGCGATGGAGCGCGCTGCGGAGCGCATCGCTCGGTTTCACGCGCGGCCGGTTGCGCAATCCTGGATGATGACCGAGTTGGGCGGCGTGCTCGGTCAGCTCATCCGACCGCTGGCGCGCGTGGGGGTATATGTGCCGGCCGGCGCGGCGCCGCTGCCCTCGTCGCTGCTGATGACGGCCGTCGTGGCGCGACAGGCCGGCGTCGAAGAAGTGATTGTGTGCTCGCCGCCACAACGCGATTCACTGCTGCCCCATCCGCTCATCCTCGTTGCTGCCGACATCGCCGACGCGGACGTGGTGTATGCCGCCGGCGGGGCACAGGCCATTGGCGCCATGGCTTACGGCACCGAGACCATCGCGCGGGTGGATAAAGTCTGCGGGCCGGGCAACACGTTCGTCGTGCTGGCCAAGCGCCAGGTGTATGGCGTCGTGGGCATTGATGCGCTACCCGGACCGACCGAGACCGTGATCGTGGCAGACGAGAGCGCCAACCCCGCCTGGGTCGCTGCCGACATGATGGCGCAGGCCGAACACACGGCCGGCATGGCGCTGCTCCTCACGCCCTCGCGCAGCCTGGCCGAGGCCGTCAACATCCATCTCCAATCTCAAATCTCCGATCTCCCTGAACCAAATCGCACTGACGTGTGTGACTCGTTTGCCCAACGCAGCGGCGCCGTGATCACCGAAGACCTGTTGGAGGCGGTTGCGCTGGCCGACGACTTCGCGCCGGAGCACCTGTGCCTGTCGGTCAGAGACCCATGGGCATGGGTGGATAAGATTCGCAATGCCGGCGGCGTGTTCGTCGGCGAGCAGTCCTACGAGGTGCTGGGCGACTACGTAGCCGGCCCGAGCCATGTCATGCCGACAGGCGGCACGGCGCGCTTCACGCCGCCGCTGAATGTGCTCGACTTCATGCGCGTGATGAACGTCATCGCGCTCGACGAAGCGACGGCGCAGCAGCTTGCGCCGGTGGCGATCAAGCTGGCCGAAGCCGAGGGGCTGCACGCGCACGCCAATGCCGTCCGGCAGAGGCTTTCACAATCTTGA
- a CDS encoding oxidoreductase encodes MKKLLILGAGTAGTMVANRLSRVLQEDAWKITVVDQSETHYYQPGFLFIPFGIYGKRDVVKPRRDFIPPSAELILSPVEVIEPERNRVRLAKDGRYLDYDFLVIATGAHIRPDQTPGLAEHEWRRSIHDFYTLEGALALAQHLRTWPGGRLVVNVVDNPIKCPVAPLEFLMLADWFFRERGVRDRVELIYATPLSGAFTRPIASKLLGGLLEEKGIQVVPDFMIERVEPDAKKIVSYDEQEVAYDLLVSVPLNMGDEVIARSGLGDVLNYVPVDKHTFVSPTYPNVFALGDAAAVPTSKAGSVAHFAVECFAENFVNYADGLEMPHKFDGHANCFIESGFGKGLLIDFNYDVEPLPGRYPLPGVGPFTLLEESEVNHWGKLMFRWMYWHILLKGKELPLPALMSMAGKRRLN; translated from the coding sequence ATGAAGAAGCTGTTGATTTTGGGCGCCGGCACGGCCGGCACGATGGTCGCCAACCGGCTGAGCCGCGTGTTGCAGGAGGACGCGTGGAAGATCACGGTCGTTGACCAGAGCGAGACGCACTACTACCAACCCGGCTTCTTGTTCATCCCATTCGGCATCTACGGCAAGCGCGACGTGGTGAAGCCGCGGCGCGACTTCATCCCGCCCAGCGCCGAATTGATCCTCTCGCCGGTGGAGGTGATCGAGCCGGAACGCAATCGCGTGCGACTGGCCAAAGACGGGCGCTATCTCGACTACGACTTCCTGGTGATCGCCACGGGTGCGCACATCCGCCCCGACCAGACACCCGGCCTGGCCGAGCACGAGTGGCGCCGATCCATCCATGACTTTTACACCCTGGAAGGCGCGTTGGCCCTGGCGCAGCACCTGCGCACGTGGCCGGGTGGCCGGTTAGTGGTGAACGTGGTGGACAACCCGATCAAGTGTCCGGTAGCACCGCTGGAGTTCCTGATGCTGGCCGATTGGTTCTTCCGCGAGCGCGGTGTGCGCGACCGCGTCGAGCTGATCTACGCTACACCGCTCTCCGGCGCGTTCACCAGGCCAATCGCTTCCAAGCTCCTAGGCGGGCTGCTGGAGGAGAAAGGCATCCAGGTCGTGCCCGACTTCATGATCGAGCGTGTCGAGCCCGACGCGAAGAAGATCGTCTCCTACGACGAGCAGGAGGTGGCCTACGACCTGCTGGTGAGCGTGCCGCTGAACATGGGCGACGAGGTCATCGCGCGCTCCGGCCTGGGCGACGTGCTGAACTACGTGCCGGTGGATAAGCACACCTTTGTCTCGCCAACATATCCGAACGTGTTCGCGCTGGGCGACGCAGCCGCCGTGCCCACCTCGAAGGCCGGCTCGGTGGCGCACTTCGCCGTGGAGTGCTTCGCCGAGAACTTCGTGAACTATGCCGATGGCCTGGAGATGCCCCACAAGTTCGACGGTCACGCCAACTGCTTCATCGAGTCGGGCTTTGGCAAAGGGTTGCTGATTGATTTCAACTACGACGTCGAGCCGCTGCCCGGCCGTTATCCATTGCCCGGCGTCGGGCCGTTCACGCTGCTGGAAGAGTCGGAGGTGAACCATTGGGGCAAGCTGATGTTCCGCTGGATGTACTGGCACATCCTGTTGAAGGGCAAGGAACTGCCGCTGCCGGCGCTGATGAGCATGGCCGGCAAGCGGCGCCTGAATTGA
- a CDS encoding sulfurtransferase TusE, giving the protein MTTRVISGKTVQVNEEGFLLSPDEWTKEIAIEIAKEEGIPELTPQHWKVIEWCRQNAVNGRSPTLRQITAGTGISTKEMFALFPKGPAKKVAHIAGLGKPEGCV; this is encoded by the coding sequence ATGACCACACGCGTAATTTCAGGGAAGACCGTTCAGGTGAACGAGGAGGGCTTTCTCCTCTCGCCGGACGAATGGACCAAAGAGATCGCCATCGAGATTGCGAAAGAAGAGGGCATCCCGGAGCTGACACCGCAGCACTGGAAGGTGATCGAGTGGTGCCGCCAGAACGCCGTGAACGGGCGCTCGCCGACGCTGCGACAGATCACCGCCGGCACCGGCATCAGCACCAAGGAAATGTTCGCGCTCTTCCCCAAGGGCCCTGCGAAGAAGGTGGCGCACATCGCCGGGCTGGGCAAGCCGGAAGGGTGCGTATAG
- the rspA gene encoding starvation-sensing protein RspA has translation MPITITNIKCILTAPAGIGLAVVKVETSDAGLHGVGCATFTQRLTLVKAAVEDYLRPLLIGRDAARIEDIWQLCYQNSYWRNGPALNNAISGVDQALWDIKGKLANMPLYDLLGGKSRDGVAVYRHADGRDPQEVLDNVHRLKEQGIMYIRCQLGGYGGLAKQNRAIGKRAKRKARENEKPYNNVGVYGGIKGQVRSPEGALPGEYYDPDVYMLSVEKMFDYIRSKIGFETPLLHDVHERLPPIEAMRFAKALEPYRLFFLEDALPPENIEWFRRIRQHAAVPLAMGELFTHPLEWKPLIAEQLIDFIRVHISDIGGITPARKLAALCEAFGVRTAWHGPGDVSPVGHAANVHLDLHVHNFGIQEFSGFPDPLPEVFPGCPELRDGYLYVNDKPGLGIDIDEKLAAKYPIHGDMGQFKGGVIYWTQSRLPDGTLWRP, from the coding sequence ATGCCGATTACGATCACGAACATCAAGTGCATCCTGACCGCGCCGGCCGGCATCGGCCTGGCCGTGGTCAAAGTCGAAACGTCCGACGCCGGACTACATGGTGTCGGCTGCGCCACCTTCACCCAGCGCCTGACCCTGGTCAAGGCTGCGGTAGAGGATTATCTTCGGCCGCTGCTGATCGGGCGCGACGCTGCGCGCATCGAGGACATCTGGCAATTGTGTTATCAAAACAGCTACTGGCGCAATGGCCCGGCGCTCAACAACGCCATCAGCGGCGTGGATCAGGCGCTGTGGGACATCAAAGGCAAGCTGGCGAATATGCCGTTGTATGACCTGCTGGGCGGCAAGAGCCGGGATGGCGTGGCCGTCTATCGCCATGCCGACGGCCGCGACCCGCAGGAGGTGCTGGACAACGTCCATCGCCTCAAGGAGCAGGGCATCATGTACATCCGCTGCCAGCTCGGCGGCTACGGCGGACTGGCCAAGCAGAACCGGGCCATCGGCAAGCGCGCGAAGCGCAAAGCGCGCGAGAACGAAAAGCCCTACAACAACGTCGGCGTGTACGGCGGCATCAAGGGCCAGGTGCGCAGCCCCGAAGGCGCGCTGCCGGGCGAATACTATGACCCCGACGTATACATGCTGTCGGTCGAGAAGATGTTCGACTACATCCGCAGCAAGATCGGGTTCGAGACGCCGCTGCTGCACGACGTGCACGAACGCCTGCCGCCGATCGAGGCGATGCGCTTTGCCAAGGCGCTGGAGCCGTATCGGCTCTTCTTCTTGGAGGACGCGCTGCCGCCGGAGAACATCGAATGGTTTCGCCGCATCCGGCAGCACGCTGCCGTGCCGTTGGCGATGGGCGAGCTATTCACCCACCCGTTGGAGTGGAAGCCGTTGATCGCCGAGCAGTTGATTGACTTCATTCGCGTGCACATCAGCGACATCGGGGGAATCACGCCGGCGCGCAAGCTGGCGGCACTGTGCGAGGCCTTCGGCGTGCGCACGGCCTGGCATGGGCCGGGCGACGTGTCGCCGGTCGGCCACGCCGCCAACGTGCACCTCGACCTACACGTGCACAACTTCGGCATCCAGGAGTTCAGTGGCTTTCCCGACCCGCTGCCGGAGGTATTCCCCGGTTGCCCGGAATTGCGCGACGGCTACCTCTACGTCAACGACAAGCCCGGCCTAGGCATTGACATTGACGAGAAGCTGGCGGCGAAATATCCCATCCACGGCGACATGGGGCAGTTCAAGGGCGGTGTGATCTACTGGACGCAGAGCCGGCTGCCCGATGGGACGCTGTGGCGGCCCTAG
- a CDS encoding transporter, with amino-acid sequence MLKYNLLHPEILEALGGAGHGSKILIADGNYPFGTRAHPAARRVYLNLAPGLVNAVDVLRVLVDAIPIEAADIMLTAEGTEAPIIAEFRALLPKDVPVRGHERFAFYDLCRDPDTALVIATGEQRIYANILLTIGVVKP; translated from the coding sequence ATGCTAAAGTACAACCTACTCCATCCCGAAATCCTCGAAGCCCTTGGCGGGGCCGGCCATGGCTCAAAGATTCTGATTGCCGACGGCAACTATCCCTTCGGCACGCGGGCACACCCTGCTGCCCGGCGCGTCTACCTCAACTTGGCGCCGGGGCTGGTCAATGCTGTGGACGTGCTACGTGTGTTAGTAGATGCAATCCCCATTGAGGCCGCTGACATCATGCTAACGGCTGAGGGGACGGAGGCGCCCATCATCGCCGAATTTCGGGCGCTCTTGCCGAAAGATGTACCGGTGCGCGGACACGAGCGCTTCGCTTTTTACGACCTGTGTCGTGATCCCGACACGGCGCTCGTCATCGCCACCGGCGAGCAGCGCATCTATGCCAATATCCTGCTCACGATCGGCGTGGTGAAACCGTAA
- a CDS encoding dehydrogenase — protein sequence MSNAPGSYDVIIIGSGAGGGTLAYALRNSGARILLIERGDFLPQEPENWDETAVIGRRRYQADETWFDADTGRGFRPGVYYFVGGCTKMYGAAFPRFRREDFLALEHEEGVSPAWPITYEDLEPYYAEAERIYLVHGQAGEDPTEPPRSSPYPFPSLPHEPYMADLAARLRQQGFHPFSLPIGVDWREGGRCIRCFTCDGFPCQLLAKGDADVCCVRPALASSDVQLMTRTLARRLLTDATGRRVTGVEVEREGARFVLHAGIYVVSCGAVNSAVLLLRSANDAHPNGLANSSGQVGRNYMAHINSTLIAIDPSCENGDTFHKTLAVNDFYLPGARSKYPLGNLQIMGKVQAGGYIAAGRPYLSADERRRMARHSSDWWIMSEDLPDPENRVTLGSDGSIRVRRKFKNEAAHHRLVQAAKEMLRSVGYREFIHQLMPIETNSHQCGTLRFGDDPATSVLDPFCKAWDLDNLYVVDASFFPSSAAMNPCLTIAAQALRVAAHLAQSR from the coding sequence ATGAGCAATGCGCCTGGCAGCTACGACGTCATCATCATCGGCAGCGGTGCCGGCGGCGGGACGCTGGCCTATGCCTTGCGCAACAGCGGCGCGCGCATCTTGCTGATCGAGCGCGGCGACTTCTTGCCTCAGGAGCCGGAGAACTGGGACGAAACTGCCGTCATCGGCCGACGGCGCTACCAAGCCGACGAAACGTGGTTCGATGCAGACACGGGGCGCGGCTTCCGCCCCGGCGTGTATTACTTCGTTGGCGGCTGCACCAAGATGTATGGCGCAGCCTTCCCGCGCTTCCGGCGCGAAGACTTCCTTGCGCTGGAGCATGAGGAGGGCGTATCGCCGGCCTGGCCGATCACCTACGAAGACCTCGAACCGTATTACGCCGAAGCCGAGCGCATCTACTTGGTGCATGGCCAAGCCGGCGAGGACCCGACCGAGCCGCCGCGCTCGTCGCCATACCCCTTCCCATCGTTGCCGCACGAGCCCTACATGGCCGACCTGGCTGCCCGGCTGCGGCAGCAGGGATTTCATCCGTTCTCGCTGCCCATCGGCGTGGATTGGCGTGAGGGCGGCCGGTGTATCCGCTGCTTCACGTGCGATGGCTTCCCGTGCCAACTGCTCGCCAAGGGCGACGCCGACGTATGCTGCGTGCGACCGGCGCTCGCGTCGTCGGACGTGCAACTGATGACGCGGACGCTCGCCCGCCGGTTGCTGACGGATGCGACCGGCCGGCGCGTGACCGGTGTAGAGGTGGAGCGGGAGGGCGCGCGCTTCGTGTTGCATGCCGGCATCTACGTCGTCTCGTGTGGCGCGGTCAACTCGGCGGTGCTGCTGTTGCGCTCGGCGAACGACGCGCACCCGAACGGCCTTGCCAATTCATCCGGCCAGGTCGGGCGCAATTACATGGCGCACATCAACTCGACGCTGATCGCAATAGATCCTTCGTGCGAGAACGGTGATACCTTCCACAAGACGCTGGCCGTCAACGACTTTTATCTACCCGGCGCGCGCTCGAAATACCCCTTGGGCAACTTGCAGATCATGGGCAAGGTTCAGGCGGGCGGATACATCGCGGCGGGCCGGCCATACCTCTCGGCCGACGAGCGCCGGCGCATGGCGCGCCACAGTAGCGACTGGTGGATCATGAGCGAAGACCTCCCCGACCCGGAGAATCGCGTCACGCTGGGCAGCGACGGCAGCATCCGCGTGCGGCGTAAGTTCAAGAACGAAGCAGCGCACCATCGGCTGGTGCAAGCTGCGAAGGAGATGCTGCGCTCGGTCGGCTATCGCGAGTTCATCCACCAGCTCATGCCGATCGAGACCAACAGCCACCAGTGCGGCACGCTGCGCTTCGGCGACGATCCGGCCACATCCGTCCTCGATCCATTCTGCAAGGCGTGGGACCTGGACAATCTGTATGTAGTGGACGCGTCATTCTTCCCCTCCAGTGCGGCGATGAATCCATGCCTGACCATCGCGGCGCAGGCGCTGCGCGTGGCGGCGCATCTGGCCCAATCACGATGA
- a CDS encoding aldehyde dehydrogenase — MKLHYINGQFTSGKSTETIAVDNPANGQIIDRVPLGTAEDVDAAVQAAKGAFDAWKRVSASEKAELLHEASHKMRAHAHEIIELLTREEGKPLSENEEEVVWTYSTFDYYAELGRHSRGRVLPSTEDGVLNMVIKEPYGVVGCIVPWNYPLLLLAWKVAPALAAGNTVVIKPSEMTPLTALQLCEIAFDHLPPGVVNVVTGDGRTGEALVRHPDVPMIAFTGSLSTGQRIASIAAPMMKKTHFELGGKDAFVIADDADPELAARAVAYAALINAGQVCTSTERVYVPQRLASRFTDNLVDLVKSLRLGDGMDAGTDIGPMIGDKYRQKVIDHIADAKAKGARVLTGGRVPDRPGYFHEPTVLVDVNHSMKIMTEETFGPAIPLMTYDSFDEAIRLANDSIYGLGACLYTSDAKKARRFFEDVKAGTIWINDPLTDNYAGPFGGMKYTGGGRELGEEGLDEFRETKHVHWDIEARPKPWWLPYHQ, encoded by the coding sequence ATGAAACTGCATTACATCAACGGACAATTCACTTCGGGCAAGAGCACGGAAACCATCGCCGTAGACAACCCGGCGAACGGCCAGATCATTGATCGTGTGCCGTTGGGCACGGCCGAGGATGTGGATGCTGCCGTCCAGGCTGCCAAAGGCGCGTTCGACGCCTGGAAGCGCGTCAGCGCCAGCGAGAAGGCCGAGCTGCTGCACGAGGCCAGCCACAAGATGCGCGCGCACGCCCACGAGATCATCGAGTTGCTCACGCGCGAGGAAGGCAAGCCGCTGAGCGAGAACGAAGAGGAGGTCGTGTGGACCTACTCGACGTTCGACTACTACGCCGAGCTGGGCCGGCATTCGCGCGGGCGCGTGCTGCCCAGCACCGAGGACGGCGTGCTCAACATGGTGATCAAAGAGCCGTACGGCGTGGTGGGCTGCATCGTGCCGTGGAACTATCCGCTGCTGTTGCTGGCTTGGAAGGTCGCGCCTGCGCTGGCCGCCGGCAACACCGTCGTCATCAAGCCCAGCGAGATGACGCCGCTCACCGCGCTGCAACTGTGCGAGATCGCCTTCGATCACCTGCCGCCCGGCGTGGTCAACGTGGTGACGGGCGACGGCCGCACCGGCGAGGCGCTGGTGCGCCATCCCGACGTGCCGATGATCGCCTTCACCGGCTCGCTGAGCACCGGCCAGCGGATCGCCAGCATCGCCGCGCCGATGATGAAGAAGACGCACTTCGAGCTGGGCGGCAAGGACGCCTTCGTGATCGCCGATGACGCCGACCCGGAGTTGGCCGCGCGCGCTGTGGCTTACGCGGCGCTGATTAACGCCGGCCAGGTATGCACCAGCACCGAGCGCGTCTATGTGCCGCAGCGCCTGGCGTCGCGCTTCACCGACAACCTGGTGGATTTGGTGAAATCGCTGCGGCTCGGCGACGGCATGGACGCGGGAACCGACATCGGCCCGATGATCGGCGACAAATACCGCCAGAAGGTTATAGACCATATCGCCGACGCCAAGGCCAAAGGCGCGCGCGTGTTGACCGGCGGGCGCGTGCCGGATCGGCCGGGCTATTTTCACGAGCCGACGGTGCTGGTGGACGTCAACCACAGCATGAAGATCATGACCGAGGAGACGTTCGGGCCGGCCATCCCGCTGATGACCTACGACAGCTTCGACGAGGCGATTCGACTGGCCAACGACAGCATCTACGGCCTAGGCGCTTGCCTCTACACCAGCGACGCCAAGAAGGCGCGCCGCTTCTTCGAGGATGTGAAGGCCGGCACGATCTGGATCAACGACCCGTTGACCGACAACTACGCCGGGCCGTTCGGCGGCATGAAGTACACCGGCGGCGGGCGCGAGCTAGGTGAAGAGGGACTAGACGAGTTCCGCGAGACCAAGCACGTGCACTGGGATATCGAGGCCCGGCCCAAGCCCTGGTGGCTGCCGTATCACCAATAG
- a CDS encoding DNA-binding response regulator, producing the protein MSRLRLILVDDHEVVRIGLRTLLARHPEFEVVDEAATGQEAVRKALMHRPDIVIMDVRLSGMSGIEACREITQAAPNVKVIMLTSYGDDDTLFESIAAGASGYVLKQIGSDELIRSIENVGRGEASLDPTTTSRVFARMREMARKREESAFALLTEQELRVLAHLAEGRTNREIADILVLGEGTVRNYVSSIFAKLHVNNRAEAAAYAAAHNIRDYL; encoded by the coding sequence ATGTCGAGGTTGCGTTTGATCTTGGTAGACGATCATGAAGTCGTGCGGATCGGCCTGCGCACGCTGCTGGCGCGCCATCCCGAGTTCGAGGTCGTGGACGAAGCAGCCACCGGCCAGGAGGCCGTGCGCAAGGCGCTGATGCACCGCCCGGACATCGTCATCATGGACGTGCGACTCAGCGGCATGAGCGGCATCGAAGCCTGCCGCGAGATCACCCAGGCCGCACCGAACGTCAAGGTGATCATGCTCACGTCCTACGGCGACGACGACACGCTGTTCGAGAGCATTGCTGCCGGCGCATCGGGCTACGTGCTCAAGCAGATCGGCAGCGATGAGTTGATTCGCTCGATCGAGAACGTCGGCCGCGGCGAGGCGTCGCTCGACCCGACGACGACATCACGGGTGTTCGCCCGCATGCGCGAGATGGCGCGCAAACGTGAAGAGAGCGCCTTCGCGCTACTCACCGAGCAGGAGCTGCGCGTGCTGGCGCATTTGGCCGAGGGCCGCACCAATCGCGAGATCGCCGACATCCTGGTGCTGGGCGAGGGCACCGTGCGCAACTATGTCAGCAGCATCTTTGCCAAGCTGCACGTGAACAATCGCGCCGAGGCCGCCGCCTACGCCGCGGCGCACAACATTCGAGATTACCTATAG
- a CDS encoding two-component sensor histidine kinase, with protein sequence MVDQLKVFFTINDSIVQFVHGQVFFLLAVMMGVQWFMQRSRLELARALPWLAAFGALEAVAVWGNAFIPLQERLLPPDVIQNLRFLQLLVHLLTFATLLGFGLRLSEPAMPSWAAVYVPLVVVLVATAILATNRALTSGVDVVNNATVEALLRYALCLPSALLVAYGLRLQAGRLVGPLKNERLINVLRVAGFGFVFYALVEGVVVPTAPFFPANTINAERLFEATGIPVGIYRSIVGAVIASFLFLSLDAFRIETDRLNEALQRQQSLMAERERISRDLHDGTIQSIYAAGLMVDDARHMVEQLAAQSHNGAGRLAERAREQLGAVLAVLNKTNEEIRGYIYDLRRSVAGDEDLARGLLDIVTEFRIRTAIPTDWNVEGCGKVTFSPEQRQHIYQIVREALSNIARHASATHAQVELRYDACDGRAGAQIVRVRIRDNGKGVVQPAMRTGRGLLNMRERAALLNADFNLESEPGKGTTVTLVIRKLDGK encoded by the coding sequence GTGGTTGACCAGCTTAAAGTCTTCTTTACGATCAACGATTCGATCGTGCAATTCGTGCACGGCCAGGTCTTCTTTTTGCTGGCGGTGATGATGGGCGTGCAGTGGTTCATGCAACGCAGCCGGCTCGAATTGGCCCGCGCCCTGCCTTGGCTGGCAGCGTTCGGGGCGCTCGAGGCGGTCGCCGTGTGGGGCAATGCGTTCATCCCCCTGCAGGAGCGCTTGCTGCCGCCGGATGTTATCCAGAACTTGCGCTTTCTACAGTTGCTGGTGCATCTGCTGACCTTCGCCACATTGCTCGGCTTCGGCTTGCGGTTGAGCGAGCCGGCGATGCCGTCCTGGGCGGCGGTGTATGTGCCGCTGGTGGTCGTGCTCGTCGCGACGGCCATCCTGGCGACCAACCGCGCCCTGACCAGCGGCGTAGACGTGGTCAACAACGCCACGGTCGAGGCGCTGCTGCGCTACGCTTTGTGTCTGCCCTCGGCACTGTTGGTCGCCTATGGCTTGCGCCTGCAAGCCGGCCGCCTGGTCGGCCCACTCAAGAACGAGCGCCTGATCAACGTGCTGCGCGTAGCCGGCTTCGGCTTCGTTTTCTACGCGCTGGTGGAAGGCGTGGTCGTGCCGACAGCGCCGTTCTTTCCGGCCAATACCATCAACGCCGAGCGACTCTTCGAGGCAACCGGAATCCCGGTCGGCATCTACCGCAGCATCGTCGGCGCCGTCATCGCGTCATTCCTCTTCCTGTCGCTGGATGCTTTCCGAATCGAGACCGACCGGCTGAACGAGGCACTCCAGCGGCAGCAGTCGCTGATGGCCGAGCGCGAACGCATCAGCCGCGATCTGCACGACGGCACGATTCAATCCATCTACGCCGCCGGGTTGATGGTGGACGATGCGCGGCACATGGTGGAGCAATTGGCCGCCCAATCGCACAACGGCGCCGGTCGGCTTGCCGAACGCGCGCGCGAACAGCTCGGCGCCGTGTTGGCGGTGCTGAACAAGACCAACGAGGAGATTCGTGGCTACATCTACGACCTGCGCCGGTCGGTGGCCGGCGACGAAGATTTGGCGCGCGGCCTGCTCGACATCGTGACGGAGTTTCGAATTCGCACCGCCATCCCGACCGACTGGAACGTCGAGGGATGCGGTAAGGTGACGTTCTCCCCAGAACAACGCCAACACATCTACCAGATCGTGCGCGAGGCGCTGAGCAACATCGCGCGACATGCCTCGGCCACACATGCACAAGTGGAGCTGCGCTATGATGCCTGCGACGGCCGGGCTGGCGCGCAGATCGTCCGAGTGCGAATTCGCGATAATGGTAAGGGCGTCGTCCAGCCGGCCATGCGCACCGGGCGCGGGCTGCTGAACATGCGTGAACGGGCCGCGCTGCTGAACGCCGACTTTAACTTGGAGAGCGAGCCGGGCAAGGGGACGACGGTGACGTTAGTGATAAGGAAACTGGACGGCAAGTGA